Proteins from one Pygocentrus nattereri isolate fPygNat1 chromosome 16, fPygNat1.pri, whole genome shotgun sequence genomic window:
- the st14b gene encoding ST14 transmembrane serine protease matriptase b, with amino-acid sequence MEPLRNGGQNSPKPPDDDPSEIFLPSPEGKKMEKKNLPCRTIIVIVVVILAAVLALTIGLLVWHFHLRTDSRVKKVISGSMTISNQIFSDNYENSNSEQFKELAFRVSEQMKVIYSHSPVLSRYYVKSSVQAFSESSDNNVIAYYLSEFSVPVTQSSAVEEAINSIEEAVGHKQGRMRLSLGRKPGNILIIDNIMSGDVDVRLVNATLRRYHKNAHHSRMGEIGTIESPGFPNSHYPPNVYVEWQLRADPAHRIRLEFTVLHLEKDCNNDFIKIYDSLVPTEKQVIAEKCGYYTPNEQLIYLSSGNVMLVTLVTNREKNFPGFRATYSQVPVKSQECGGKLTGLNGTFTSPGFPSRYPPQIQCIWDIEVPAGKHVKVNFNKFSLHDPKQNSHHCTKDYLEINNNRMCGEKSTNTVHSSRTNQIMVKFYSDMSYVDQGFLAEFKAFEPNDPCPGKFQCDNDVCINPKLKCDGYDDCGDMSDEKNCVCEAFHVKCRNGFCKPKFWHCDGVNDCGDNTDEENCGHCKAGEVACRNGRCVPEYKKCDGHNDCGDGTDESECPKSVVLSCSEYTYKCKNNMCISKQNPQCDGEQDCEDGSDEADCDCGTRPYISSRIVGGEESSEGEWPWQVSLHMKGQGHVCGASVISNLWLVTAAHCVQDTEKFMYSQPDQWEAYLGLHTQGKTSTLTVQKSVKQIISHPEYDPKTYDNDIALMELDSPVNFNQNIWPICLPAATHEFPAGQVVWITGWGATREGGSLASVLQKAEVRIINNTVCSQLMNDEVTPHMICAGVLAGEVDACQGDSGGPMSSVDPNSGRLFLAGVVSWGDGCGRKNRPGVYTRVTKYRSWIREGSGV; translated from the exons ATGGAGCCGCTGAGGAATGGAGGCCAAAACAGCCCGAAACCTCCG GATGATGACCCATCAGAGATTTTTCTCCCTTCACCTGAGGGTAAGAAGATGGAGAAGAAGAACCTGCCATGCAGAACCATCATAGTGATTGTTGTGGTCATATTAGCAGCAGTCCTTGCGCTAACCATTGGATTGCTAGTGTGGCACTTCCATT TAAGGACAGACAGCAGAGTAAAGAAGGTTATCAGTGGTTCCATGACGATCTCCAATCAGATATTCTCAGATAATTATGAGAACTCTAACAGTGAGCAGTTCAAAGAGCTGGCCTTCCGTGTCTCAGAGCAA ATGAAAGTTATATACAGTCATTCCCCAGTACTGTCCAGATATTATGTCAAGTCCAGTGTTCAAGCCTTCAG TGAATCCAGTGATAACAATGTCATCGCCTACTACCTCTCGGAGTTCAGTGTGCCAGTGACTCAGTCATCTGCTGTGGAAGAGGCCATCAACTCCATTGAGGAAGCTGTGGGGCACAAGCAAGGCCGCATGAGGTTGAGTCTGGGCCGTAAACCTGGCAACATCCTGATTATTGACAACATAATGTCTGGAG ATGTGGATGTTCGGCTTGTTAATGCTACTCTTAGAC GTTACCATAAGAATGCCCACCACTCCCGTATGGGAGAAATAGGCACCATTGAGTCCCCAGGCTTTCCTAATTCTCACTACCCTCCAAACGTCTATGTTGAGTGGCAGCTCCGTGCTGACCCTGCTCACAGAATCAGATTAGAGTTCACAGTCCTACACCTGGAGAAAGACTGCAACAATGATTTCATCAAAATATATGATTCTCTAGTCCCTACTGAGAAGCAGGTCATTGCAGA GAAGTGTGGATACTACACCCCCAATGAGCAGCTGATTTACCTTTCGTCTGGAAATGTCATGTTAGTTACACTGGTCACTAACAGAGAGAAGAATTTTCCAGGGTTCAGGGCGACATACTCCCAAGTCCCTGTAAAATCCCAAG AGTGTGGTGGGAAACTAACAGGACtgaatggcacatttacctctcCTGGCTTTCCTTCACGCTATCCTCCTCAGATCCAGTGCATTTGGGACATTGAG GTTCCAGCAGGAAAGCATGTCAAAGTGAACTTCAACAAGTTTTCTCTGCATGACCCAAAACAGAACTCGCACCACTGTACCAAAGACTACTTGGAGATAAACAACAACAG GATGTGTGGAGAAAAATCTACAAACACAGTCCACTCCAGCAGGACCAACCAGATAATGGTCAAATTCTACTCCGACATGTCCTATGTGGACCAGGGCTTCTTAGCAGAGTTTAAGGCCTTTGAGCCCAATGATC CTTGTCCTGGGAAATTCCAGTGTGACAATGATGTCTGCATTAACCCTAAGCTGAAGTGTGATGGCTACGATGACTGTGGAGACATGAGTGATGAGAAGAACTGTG TCTGTGAGGCGTTTCACGTCAAATGTAGGAATGGCTTCTGCAAGCCCAAATTCTGGCACTGTGATGGGGTGAATGACTGTGGTGACAACACAGACGAGGAGAACTGCG GACACTGTAAAGCTGGGGAAGTTGCCTGTCGAAATGGCCGCTGTGTCCCCGAATACAAGAAGTGTGATGGCCATAATGACTGTGGTGATGGCACAGATGAATCGGAGTGCCCCAAAT CTGTAGTTCTCAGCTGCTCAGAATACACCTACAAATGTAAGAATAACATGTGCATTAGTAAGCAGAACCCTCAGTGTGATGGGGAGCAAGACTGTGAGGACGGTTCAGATGAAGCAGACTGTG ACTGTGGTACGAGACCCTACATAAGTTCCCGGATCGTGGGAGGTGAAGAATCAAGTGAAGGCGAGTGGCCCTGGCAGGTCAGCCTTCACATGAAAGGTCAGGGTCATGTGTGTGGAGCCTCTGTAATCAGCAACCTCTGGCTAGTCACTGCTGCCCATTGTGTACAAGACACTGAAAAGTTCAT GTATTCTCAACCGGACCAGTGGGAGGCCTACCTGGGGCTACACACTCAGGGTAAAACCAGTACATTGACAGTACAGAAGAGTGTGAAGCAGATCATCTCACATCCTGAGTATGATCCCAAGACCTATGATAATGATATTGCCCTGATGGAGCTGGACAGCCCAGTTAATTTCAACCAGAATATCTGGCCTATCTGCCTacctgcagccacacatgagTTCCCTGCAGGCCAGGTTGTGTGGATTACAGGCTGGGGTGCAACCAGAGAAGGTGGAA GTTTAGCATCAGTGCTGCAGAAAGCAGAGGTCCGCATCATCAATAACACAGTATGCAGTCAGCTGATGAATGATGAGGTCACTCCACATATGATCTGTGCTGGAGTTCTGGCTGGAGAAGTGGATGCCTGCCAG GGCGACTCAGGTGGGCCAATGTCCTCTGTAGACCCAAACAGCGGGCGTTTGTTTCTAGCCGGAGTGGTCAGCTGGGGGGATGGCTGTGGCCGAAAAAACAGGCCTGGTGTTTACACTCGGGTCACAAAATATCGCAGCTGGATCCGAGAGGGGTCTGGGGTGTAG
- the LOC108427898 gene encoding odorant receptor 131-2-like → MAVSNESTVEVVFIHQQMFTLVLNEKTITKYVVVMLLPSFFIYVNGVMLFALRSKRVFKESPRYILFAHMLFTDSVHLFFSSMLYCFALVLLKVVTAGCAIIVFVSGTTFFIAPLNLAVMSLERYVAIHFPLRHTEIATRKRTYIAIILIWCISSINVMFDVLLGVVMDRNFLTSLVFCTRERLFIKPWQLDVYYGFNTFYLVSVTLIIIFTYISIMITARSVSSNKDSAKKAYRTVLLHFIQLCLCLTAFLYSTIERAAAMLGSTTLFLDLRYLSYLFILVLPRCLSPLIYGLRDEALRPLFIYYFHYGKGKIRPVVNVQ, encoded by the coding sequence ATGGCAGTTTCTAATGAAAGCACAGTTGAGGTTGTGTTCATACATCAACAAATGTTTACTCTTGTGTTAAATGAGAAAACTATAACAAAATATGTTGTTGTGATGTTGCTGccttcattttttatatatgtgaaTGGTGTAATGCTCTTTGCTCTTAGGAGTAAGCGTGTTTTTAAAGAGTCTCCACGCTACATTCTTTTTGCTCACATGCTTTTTACTGACTCAGTTCATCTGTTTTTCTCATCTATGCTGTATTGTTTTGCTCTGGTCTTACTTAAAGTAGTCACAGCTGGCTGTGCCATTATAGTTTTTGTTTCAGGAACAACTTTCTTTATCGCACCTTTAAACCTGGCTGTGATGTCATTAGAGCGTTATGTGGCCATACACTTTCCTTTAAGACACACAGAAATAGCCACTCGGAAAAGGACTTATATTGCTATTATATTAATCTGGTGTATTAGCTCTATAAATGTCATGTTTGACGTTTTACTTGGAGTAGTAATGGATCGTAACTTTTTAACCTCACTGGTGTTTTGCACAAGGGAGAGGCTCTTCATAAAACCATGGCAACTTGATGTATACTATGGCTTTAATACATTTTACCTTGTGTCAGTGACGCTGATCATCATCTTCACCTACATCAGCATTATGATCACAGCCAGGTCTGTGTCCTCCAATAAAGACTCTGCTAAGAAAGCTTACAGGACTGTGCTGCTGCACTTCATTCAGCTATGCTTGTGTCTCACTGCGTTTCTCTACAGCACCATAGAGCGAGCTGCGGCCATGCTGGGGAGCACCACTCTCTTCTTGGATCTGCGCTACTTGAGTTATTTGTTTATCCTGGTTCTGCCCCGCTGCCTGAGCCCACTCATCTATGGGCTGAGAGACGAGGCCTTGAGACCcttgtttatttactatttcCATTATGGCAAAGGCAAAATTAGGCCAGTTGTCAATGTACAGTGA
- the LOC108427897 gene encoding odorant receptor 131-2-like, with protein sequence MAEINNTNDKQLFTYEQVYKVDFDAATGSKIAVVVLMSVFFVYINGIMLFALRSKPIFHETPRYILFAHMLFNDSVLLLVTTVMYAMSLALLHMAKGICWLLVLISSCTFQNAPLTLAVMSLERYVAICYPLRHSTIATQKNTAIAIGILWFLSSLNFVIDIIYEFITDSNQLVKITFCTREKLFMAKWQADKAQGFEILYFLSVTVIIIFTYISIMVAARSVSSNKDSAKKAHKTVLLHLIQLGLCLTSFLYGTIERTLYMISGSSSSLFIHLRYLNFLIVLILPRCLSPLIYGLRDDAIRHLFKYYFCYATSKVKPAVNVF encoded by the coding sequence ATGGCGGAGATCAACAACACCAATGACAAGCAGCTGTTTACCTACGAACAGGTCTACAAAGTGGACTTTGATGCTGCCACTGGGTCTAAGATTGCAGTGGTGGTCCTGATGTCTGTGTTCTTTGTCTATATAAATGGCATCATGCTTTTTGCTCTAAGGAGCAAGCCTATATTCCATGAGACGCCTCGGTACATTCTGTTTGCCCACATGTTATTCAATGACTCTGTGCTGCTGCTAGTCACGACTGTAATGTATGCTATGTCTCTTGCTCTTCTTCATATGGCTAAAGGAATCTGCTGGCTGTTAGTCCTGATTTCCTCCTGCACTTTCCAGAATGCACCTCTGACACTGGCTGTGATGTCTCTGGAGCGCTATGTGGCTATCTGTTACCCTCTGAGGCACTCCACTATTGCCACTCAGAAAAACACTGCTATTGCTATAGGAATTCTTTGGTTCCTCAGCTCCCTGAACTTTGTGATAGACATCATATATGAATTCATCACTGATTCCAACCAACTagttaaaatcacattttgcaCAAGAGAAAAACTTTTCATGGCCAAGTGGCAGGCTGACAAGGCTCAAGGATTTGAGattctttattttctctcagTGACTGTGATCATCATCTTCACCTACATCAGCATTATGGTCGCAGCCAGGTCTGTGTCCTCCAATAAAGACTCTGCTAAAAAAGCCCACAAGACTGTGCTGCTGCACCTCATTCAGTTGGGCCTGTGTCTCACCTCTTTTCTATATGGCACCATAGAGAGAACACTTTATATGATAAGTGGCAGCAGTAGCTCTCTGTTTATACATCTGCGATATCTGAACTTTCTTATTGTCCTGATCTTGCCCCGCTGCCTGAGCCCTCTCATCTATGGACTGAGAGACGATGCCATACGgcatttattcaaatattatttcTGCTATGCAACTAGCAAAGTAAAACCTGCAGTCAATGTGTTTTGA